A section of the Streptomyces sp. NBC_01591 genome encodes:
- a CDS encoding FecCD family ABC transporter permease, translated as MSAAAPRRPRRAFATAAAVVALLVAVLLSLAVGARSIPPSEVFDVLLHGGHSDNAEVIRNMRVPRTLIGLMVGAALALAGTVLQGITRNPIADPGILGISQGASVGVVLAIAFAGIHTLTGYVWFGFAGAAIASVAVYAIASSGRGGATPVKLALGGAAINALLVSVVSAVLTTKASALDEFRFWQVGSIAGREAEVAQQIWPFLLVGTVLVLSVARGLDALALGEDVAKGLGQNVATVRIVGGVGATVLTGVGVAAAGPIAFIGLAVPHIARAVVGSDHRWVLPMAALIGPVMLLVSDVIGRVLFPPSEVPAGVMTALIGVPFLVALVRRKAVPA; from the coding sequence ATGTCAGCCGCCGCACCACGCCGCCCCAGACGCGCATTCGCGACGGCGGCGGCCGTCGTGGCGCTGCTCGTGGCGGTACTCCTCAGCCTGGCCGTGGGGGCCCGTTCCATACCCCCGTCCGAAGTGTTCGACGTCCTGCTGCACGGCGGGCACTCCGACAACGCCGAAGTCATCCGGAACATGCGCGTGCCGCGCACCCTGATCGGGCTGATGGTGGGCGCCGCACTGGCCCTCGCGGGCACGGTGCTCCAGGGCATCACCCGCAACCCCATCGCCGACCCCGGCATCCTCGGCATCAGCCAGGGCGCCTCGGTGGGTGTGGTGCTGGCCATCGCGTTCGCCGGGATCCACACCCTGACGGGGTACGTGTGGTTCGGCTTCGCGGGGGCGGCGATCGCCTCCGTCGCCGTGTACGCGATCGCGTCGAGCGGACGCGGGGGCGCCACCCCCGTGAAGCTCGCGCTGGGCGGCGCCGCCATCAACGCGCTGCTGGTCTCGGTGGTCTCGGCGGTGCTGACGACCAAGGCGTCCGCGCTGGACGAGTTCCGCTTCTGGCAGGTCGGCTCGATCGCCGGACGGGAGGCCGAGGTGGCACAGCAGATCTGGCCGTTCCTGTTGGTGGGGACCGTGCTCGTGCTGTCCGTCGCCCGTGGGCTCGACGCGCTGGCGCTCGGCGAGGACGTCGCGAAGGGGCTCGGGCAGAACGTCGCGACCGTACGGATCGTCGGCGGTGTCGGTGCCACGGTGCTGACCGGGGTCGGTGTCGCGGCGGCCGGGCCGATCGCGTTCATCGGGCTCGCCGTCCCGCACATCGCCCGCGCGGTCGTCGGCTCCGACCACCGCTGGGTGCTGCCGATGGCGGCGCTGATCGGGCCCGTGATGCTGCTGGTGTCGGATGTGATCGGCCGCGTCCTCTTCCCGCCGAGCGAGGTCCCGGCGGGCGTGATGACGGCGCTGATCGGCGTTCCGTTCCTGGTCGCCCTCGTACGCCGGAAGGCGGTGCCCGCATGA
- a CDS encoding HAD family hydrolase, whose translation MPSHPLTVGFDLDMTLIDTRPGIKAAYLALSVETGTPIDADLVVSRLGPPVDEELRNWFPADVVTATADRYREIYPTHAIAPSLALPGARESVAAIRERGGRTIVVTAKHQPSAELHMAHLGIEPDAIIGGLWAEAKGQALREHGAHIYVGDHTGDVRGARTAGALSVAVTTGPCDATELRAAGADFVLSSLAEFPSWLEGYAA comes from the coding sequence ATGCCCTCACACCCCTTGACGGTCGGCTTCGACCTCGACATGACGCTCATCGACACCCGGCCCGGTATCAAGGCCGCCTACCTGGCGCTTTCCGTCGAAACGGGGACGCCGATCGATGCCGACCTGGTGGTGAGCAGGCTCGGCCCGCCGGTCGACGAGGAGCTGCGGAACTGGTTCCCGGCCGACGTGGTGACCGCGACCGCCGACCGCTACCGCGAGATCTATCCCACACACGCCATCGCCCCCAGCCTCGCGCTGCCGGGCGCCCGGGAGTCGGTCGCGGCGATCCGCGAGCGGGGCGGCCGGACGATAGTCGTCACCGCCAAGCACCAGCCGAGCGCGGAACTCCACATGGCGCACCTCGGCATCGAGCCCGACGCGATCATCGGCGGCCTGTGGGCCGAGGCCAAGGGTCAGGCCCTGCGCGAGCACGGCGCGCACATCTACGTGGGCGACCACACCGGCGACGTACGCGGCGCCCGCACGGCCGGCGCCCTGTCGGTGGCGGTCACCACGGGCCCGTGCGACGCGACGGAACTCCGGGCGGCGGGGGCGGACTTCGTCCTGTCGTCCCTGGCGGAGTTCCCGTCGTGGCTGGAGGGGTACGCGGCCTAG
- a CDS encoding isocitrate lyase/PEP mutase family protein, which translates to MATLLDKAQLFRSLHVPGDPLILPNAWDAASARVVANAGASAIATTSAGVAWSLGHGDGDHLSRDQALGAISRITAAVDVPVTADIERGYATDPAGVGETVRGVLAAGAVGINIEDTLRPVAEQVARIAAARRAADEAGVPLFINARIDTHRLPPGDRVAWLDETLTRAGAYAAAGADGIFVLGAPDTPTVRTLAGSAPLPLNVLTGPGAPTVSELADAGVARISAGSAIAEAAYGLVRRAARELLTQGTTAALEGGYDYATLNALLLAEPTN; encoded by the coding sequence ATGGCAACACTTCTCGACAAGGCACAGTTGTTCCGCTCCTTGCACGTTCCCGGCGATCCGCTGATCCTGCCCAACGCCTGGGACGCGGCATCCGCCCGGGTGGTGGCGAACGCGGGTGCTTCCGCGATCGCCACCACCAGCGCCGGGGTCGCGTGGTCGCTGGGCCACGGCGACGGGGACCATCTGAGCCGGGACCAGGCACTGGGCGCGATCTCCCGGATCACGGCCGCTGTCGACGTGCCGGTCACCGCCGACATCGAACGCGGCTACGCGACCGACCCCGCCGGTGTGGGCGAGACCGTGCGCGGCGTCCTGGCGGCCGGAGCCGTGGGCATCAACATCGAGGACACCCTTCGTCCCGTCGCCGAGCAGGTCGCACGGATCGCGGCGGCCCGCAGGGCCGCGGACGAGGCAGGCGTCCCGTTGTTCATCAACGCCCGCATCGACACGCACCGCCTGCCCCCCGGTGACCGCGTGGCATGGCTGGACGAGACACTCACCCGTGCCGGCGCCTACGCGGCGGCCGGTGCGGACGGCATCTTCGTCCTCGGCGCGCCGGACACCCCGACGGTCAGGACGCTCGCCGGATCCGCCCCCCTGCCGCTGAACGTCCTGACCGGCCCCGGCGCACCAACCGTGTCCGAGCTCGCCGACGCGGGAGTCGCCCGCATCAGCGCGGGATCCGCCATCGCCGAGGCGGCCTACGGGCTGGTGCGACGAGCGGCCCGCGAACTGCTGACCCAGGGCACGACCGCCGCCCTGGAAGGCGGATACGACTACGCCACGCTCAACGCCTTGCTCCTGGCCGAACCGACGAACTGA
- a CDS encoding ATP-binding protein, which translates to MVGSTVSPPWTYTLQLPQDPRAPGVARATLRNVLRVHGMPELTEIAELLASELVTNAYLYSSGPYSLRLRDAGRSRIRLSVWDTDPHIPAPFRWGAHTPEELAERGRGLYLVTLYAECWGAYPMRGGLPGQGGKLLWAECAAKTEETPPYGARWTRPTA; encoded by the coding sequence ATGGTCGGTTCCACGGTATCCCCGCCCTGGACATACACACTCCAACTCCCGCAGGATCCCCGCGCCCCCGGCGTCGCCCGCGCCACCCTCCGCAACGTCCTACGCGTGCACGGCATGCCCGAACTCACCGAAATCGCCGAGCTGTTGGCCAGCGAGCTGGTCACCAACGCCTACCTGTACTCCTCGGGGCCGTACTCCCTGCGCCTGCGCGACGCCGGACGCAGCCGCATCCGGCTGAGCGTCTGGGACACCGATCCGCACATCCCGGCACCGTTCCGGTGGGGCGCCCATACGCCGGAGGAACTGGCCGAGCGTGGACGGGGGTTGTACCTCGTCACTCTGTACGCGGAGTGTTGGGGCGCGTACCCCATGCGCGGCGGGCTGCCGGGGCAGGGCGGGAAGCTGCTCTGGGCGGAGTGCGCGGCGAAGACGGAAGAGACTCCGCCGTACGGCGCACGGTGGACCCGCCCGACGGCCTGA
- a CDS encoding helix-turn-helix domain-containing protein — MSASTTPTARRQRLGVELRRLRERAGITATEAARLLGGNQARISNIEAGRYGVSAERVRTLSCHYDCSDHELVNALAAMTGDRKRGWWEEYREILSNGLLDLAELEHHGAALRTSHTAGLPGLLQTTDHAREVFRQVVPALPPPEVEHRLSFRIKRQSVVFREDPPPYRAVIHEAALHMEFGGPTVARQQLAHLLTMSERERVAIQVIPFRAGAYPGAGQPIYYVHGPVPQLDTVQLDQAHGIVLLDAEAQLNKYRQVLARLESIALDVSGSRDLIHAVAQNL; from the coding sequence ATGTCGGCCAGTACGACACCAACGGCCCGCCGACAACGGCTGGGAGTGGAACTTCGCAGGTTGCGTGAGCGTGCCGGGATCACCGCGACCGAGGCCGCCAGGCTCCTTGGCGGCAACCAGGCTCGCATCAGCAACATCGAAGCCGGCCGCTACGGCGTCAGTGCCGAGCGGGTGCGCACGCTGTCCTGCCACTACGACTGCTCGGACCACGAGTTGGTCAACGCGCTGGCGGCCATGACCGGCGATCGCAAGCGTGGCTGGTGGGAGGAGTACCGCGAGATTCTTTCCAACGGCCTGCTGGACCTGGCAGAGCTTGAGCACCACGGGGCCGCGCTGCGCACCTCGCATACAGCCGGACTGCCTGGGCTGCTCCAGACCACGGACCATGCGCGTGAGGTATTCCGCCAGGTCGTTCCCGCTCTTCCTCCTCCGGAGGTCGAGCACCGCCTGTCCTTTCGTATCAAGCGTCAAAGCGTCGTCTTCCGGGAGGATCCGCCCCCTTACCGTGCGGTCATCCACGAAGCAGCTCTGCACATGGAATTCGGCGGGCCGACCGTGGCCAGACAGCAACTGGCGCATCTCCTGACCATGAGCGAGCGTGAACGGGTCGCGATTCAAGTGATCCCGTTCAGGGCGGGTGCGTACCCAGGAGCGGGCCAGCCCATCTACTACGTCCACGGACCCGTGCCACAGCTGGACACCGTTCAGCTGGATCAGGCACATGGCATCGTCCTCCTGGACGCCGAAGCCCAACTCAACAAATACCGCCAGGTCCTGGCCCGTCTGGAGTCGATTGCCCTGGACGTTTCCGGGTCGCGAGACCTGATACACGCCGTCGCCCAGAACCTGTGA
- a CDS encoding DUF397 domain-containing protein, translating to MSSHMWQKSSYCGEGESCIHVAASAPGTVSLTESADPTGAVLRTTPDAWAALVRTLKEN from the coding sequence TTGTCGAGTCACATGTGGCAGAAGTCCTCGTACTGCGGCGAGGGCGAGTCCTGCATACACGTAGCCGCCTCCGCCCCCGGCACGGTCAGCCTGACCGAGTCCGCCGACCCCACCGGGGCGGTACTCCGCACCACTCCCGACGCGTGGGCTGCCCTCGTACGCACTCTCAAGGAGAACTGA
- a CDS encoding DUF397 domain-containing protein encodes MPAYDHWQKSSHCAQGDSCVHVATDVGGGVKVTESSDPTGAILRTTPAAWAALVRTLKEGHRQG; translated from the coding sequence ATGCCCGCATACGACCACTGGCAGAAGTCATCTCACTGCGCCCAGGGCGACTCTTGCGTTCACGTCGCCACGGATGTCGGCGGCGGAGTCAAGGTCACCGAGAGCAGCGACCCCACCGGAGCGATACTCCGCACCACCCCCGCCGCCTGGGCTGCCCTTGTACGCACCCTCAAGGAGGGCCACCGCCAGGGCTGA
- a CDS encoding DUF6177 family protein, with the protein MTQDVIALTPQMPDTSTLLAGLLAGGPDLLVNRAGDGSVAQLCTAAGQALVSVEAPRYVPVPGEVARLLGPDVRAEAPVWWTEARATSSVEEAARLAASVAGRLVAVHGGTVWPREAGRTDVVTDLADAAADTVPLGVDLLTEKAAVVIQGRPVIAATTWLTDVVRNATRTERELQIVTPPSTRLTFPAHTLLDGLPSRWVVSDPECGYYDGLSGAVLHWHDGRFTHTADDSPQIADAFRPRPGTEGERQLLISIRTVHPADEHLVLGGALEQAWRTLTGAPPAGWATAEPVSVPWSPRQLTDLARTRARQSLPTWAVAIGTPDHPAIATVRTARTHLGVEEHITLAVGYRADQHAPADAMPELAESLAARHNLATMVSQLRTARADLTTPAHHEPPPVPLSFTLGPHAVADLGLDHARKALADTAPAHLGPAARPALHYTLGDGTNPAAWQRLRQINDHVNGARQTEQAGESVVRMETTTVGGPTPLRQRT; encoded by the coding sequence ATGACCCAGGACGTCATAGCCCTCACCCCGCAGATGCCGGACACAAGCACGCTGCTGGCCGGGCTCCTCGCCGGCGGTCCCGATCTGCTCGTGAACCGGGCGGGCGACGGGTCCGTCGCGCAGCTGTGCACGGCTGCCGGGCAGGCGTTGGTGTCGGTCGAGGCGCCCCGGTACGTCCCAGTGCCGGGCGAGGTCGCCCGGTTGCTCGGACCGGACGTGCGCGCGGAGGCGCCCGTGTGGTGGACCGAGGCGCGGGCGACCAGTTCTGTGGAGGAGGCCGCGCGGCTGGCCGCATCCGTCGCCGGGCGGCTGGTCGCCGTGCACGGGGGCACCGTCTGGCCGCGCGAGGCCGGCCGTACCGACGTCGTGACCGATCTCGCCGACGCCGCCGCGGACACCGTCCCCCTGGGCGTCGACCTGCTCACCGAGAAGGCAGCCGTCGTCATCCAGGGCCGCCCCGTGATCGCTGCCACGACCTGGCTGACCGACGTGGTACGCAACGCGACCCGCACCGAACGCGAACTGCAGATCGTCACCCCGCCCAGCACCCGGCTCACCTTCCCCGCCCACACGCTGCTGGACGGGCTGCCCTCCCGCTGGGTCGTGAGCGACCCCGAGTGCGGGTACTACGACGGCCTCTCCGGAGCCGTACTGCACTGGCACGACGGGCGGTTCACCCACACCGCCGACGACAGCCCCCAGATCGCGGACGCCTTCCGACCCCGACCCGGCACTGAAGGCGAACGGCAACTGTTGATCTCCATCCGTACGGTCCACCCCGCCGACGAGCATCTAGTCCTGGGCGGCGCCCTGGAACAGGCCTGGCGCACGCTCACCGGAGCCCCGCCCGCCGGATGGGCCACCGCCGAGCCGGTCAGCGTTCCTTGGTCACCACGGCAGTTGACCGACCTGGCCCGCACCCGCGCTCGGCAGTCCCTGCCTACCTGGGCCGTCGCGATCGGCACACCCGACCACCCGGCGATCGCCACCGTGCGCACCGCCCGCACCCACCTCGGCGTCGAGGAGCACATCACGCTGGCCGTCGGCTACCGCGCCGATCAGCACGCTCCGGCGGACGCCATGCCCGAGCTGGCCGAATCCCTGGCTGCCAGGCACAACCTCGCCACGATGGTCAGCCAACTGCGCACCGCACGCGCGGATCTGACCACACCGGCCCACCACGAGCCACCCCCGGTGCCCCTCTCCTTCACCCTCGGCCCCCACGCCGTAGCCGACCTCGGTCTCGACCACGCCCGCAAAGCCCTCGCCGACACCGCACCCGCCCACCTCGGCCCGGCCGCCCGACCTGCCCTGCACTACACGCTCGGCGACGGCACCAACCCCGCCGCCTGGCAGCGCCTGCGGCAGATCAACGACCACGTGAATGGCGCCCGTCAGACGGAACAGGCAGGCGAGTCCGTGGTGCGCATGGAAACCACGACGGTGGGTGGCCCAACGCCGCTACGTCAAAGGACCTGA